The Hymenobacter sp. DG25A nucleotide sequence GTGCTGCCGGAGTCGCTGGATCTGAAGCACCGCCGCCGCTTTAACTGGCGCCGGGCCAACCCCGTAGGCTCCCTGCTGCAGCTGCGCCGCTACCCGGTGGTGGCCGGCCTCATCGTATCCCTGGTGCTGGTGTACATTGCCTCCCACGCCGTGCAGTCTACCTGGACATATTATACCATGCTGAAATTCAGCTGGACGGAGCGCTGGGTGGGGTATTCCCTGGGCTTTGTGGGGTTGCTCACAGCTATTGTGCAGGGCGGGCTCATCCGCTTTATTATTGCCCGGCTGGGCCAGCGCAATACCGTATATGCCGGCCTGCTGTTGTATAGCTTTGGCCTGCTGCTGTTTGCGTTTGCCGGCCAGAGCTGGCAGATGTTCGCCTTTCTGGTGCCCTACTGCCTGGGCGGTATTACGGGGCCGGCGCTGCAGGGCATTATTTCCGGGCAGGTGCCGCCCAATGAGCAGGGCGAGCTGCAAGGCGCCCTCACCAGCCTGGTGAGCCTGACCACCATTCTGGGGCCGCCGCTCATGACCAACTTGTTTGCCTATTTCACCAGCCCCGGGGCGCCGGTGCACTTTGCGGGTGCGCCCTTTCTGATGGGCTCTGTGCTGGCGCTGGCCAGTCTGCTGTTCACCCTCCGCTCCCTGGCGCACTACCGGCATCCGGCCCCCGTAGCGCAGCAAACCTCCGCCTAGTACCGGCAGCCTATTCCTATGCTCCATATCCGCCTGGCTACCCCCGCCGATTTACCGGCTA carries:
- a CDS encoding TCR/Tet family MFS transporter, giving the protein MSAKRNAALGFIFVTILVDVIGLGIIIPVMPRLIEQLTGGGLSEASQYGGWLTFSYAIMQFVCSPVLGGLSDRFGRRPILLFSLLGLGIDYIFLALAPTIGWLFVGRLIAGVAGASFTTATAYIADISTPEKRAQNFGMVGAAFGLGFIIGPTLGGIFSHWGPRVPFMVAAGLSLVNFLYGYLVLPESLDLKHRRRFNWRRANPVGSLLQLRRYPVVAGLIVSLVLVYIASHAVQSTWTYYTMLKFSWTERWVGYSLGFVGLLTAIVQGGLIRFIIARLGQRNTVYAGLLLYSFGLLLFAFAGQSWQMFAFLVPYCLGGITGPALQGIISGQVPPNEQGELQGALTSLVSLTTILGPPLMTNLFAYFTSPGAPVHFAGAPFLMGSVLALASLLFTLRSLAHYRHPAPVAQQTSA